In Penaeus chinensis breed Huanghai No. 1 chromosome 19, ASM1920278v2, whole genome shotgun sequence, a single genomic region encodes these proteins:
- the LOC125035409 gene encoding E3 ubiquitin-protein ligase TRIP12-like isoform X1 yields MAERGEGTAGGSHSRATTSGAHTAATRNRNQLVGSGVEGLEAIGSPLPLRKRKSGITEVVHTKRRNSDSQHEATVGCNTVSPNSASSAGSTTKRRRVTSNSSNSEARDADSGDCGLESPASKRPRRGSHLESRNQSSASLAANAPSTPTRNQDTEKSPGGGGILKSYPLRNRLRLSDGGGGGGGGGGGSGGNNPLSAGRLEQQQTQSQSLPSSPSSQGVAFLADTFRRLRESRRSSQEQSSTSNKRNTPQTKDARQSTGSWKRTHGAKKSPLSSKRSGRSKTNNTGSCASSSQHSSRGCGKVSFGSSGSGMSGSHGGHEGSSSSSSGPPQASPHGACSTTGTQGATSATGAPPATTNASASLHAAPSTSTTSGLLPTASLATLGAIGGGSSSGASGGGLASSIGGLMGAPTDSESEESEMGRLEALLASRGLSPSLFGALGPRMQHILHRSVSSSISSKAQQLLVGLQATGDESEQLQAVIEMCQLLVMGNEDTLAGFPIKQVTPALINLLNMDHNFDMMNHACRALTYMMEALPRSSAVVVDAVPVFLEKLQVIQCMDVAEQSLTALDMLSRKHSKAILQAHGVSACLMYIDFFSTGAQRAALSITANCCQNLTADEFHFIADSLQLLSSRLTSQGDKKCVESVCLAYSRLVDCFQNDPNRLQEIAGHGLLSNIQQLLVMSPPVLSSGTFIMVMRMLSLMCNNCPELAVQLLKNNIAHTLCYLLTNSTEPPGEQVELVSRSPQELYEITCLIGELMPMLPSDGIFAIDGALQRPSGCAQDTVMWQWQDDRATWQNYSTSDSRIIELAHQSGEDEISLCIQSRAYTIDFHSMQQINDNSGTMRSVQRRMMPVGLAGTVIAATQATDARAKCLQEDSDLASNLIRSLFSLLYEVYSSSAGPAVRYKCLRALLRMVQFSSPELLQQVLKSQSVSSHLATMLSSHDLKIIVGAIQMAEILMQKLPEIFAIYFRREGVMHQIKRLCDPDATLGPPPAKWSSPELSLGPGRGGTPSSASPLLTGRPFNGNCLDSTPSLPTPPSQDEDKLQSPSQLRLADVLKRKRATRIRTGNWRKSRQEESPASSSFSEFFMKNAGLGGGRESWRGMGSRTKLVAGTNSGSSSSGGGGSSKSSFLANFNPSRWGRCSSATSTPTHESPSGKDKLVGNSVSNSSSSSNKEVVRVWVREQAQRLNQEYFSTELQGATHPALSVLNRLIAAIQQLEQDPNCAVIALREISRIVTDSDISPFEVIHSGLVCCLLSYLTASENSTMSLTQDGSLMAAIGGTGNSTENGSLTSVSISTPRDTRLRNFLHVFLGCPLDPLSLGNVDTSHIALFSALVTKLNGCVNQLEQFPVKVHDLPGTALSGVGRGGSTSAIKFFNTHQLKCNLQRHPDCTRLKQWRGGPVKVDPLALVQAIERYLVIRGYGRLRDEDDDNSDDDNSDEDIDDTLAAVSVNQSSSSHKLQFVIGDHVLPYNMTVYQAIRQFSSPSDASASEADTDTETPISHSAIWLQTHTIYYRPVQEEEQSRSSGGRKGKAGGSKPSPKKKADAHVGDGSIVGGNNSVLDQYLTASLPASVTVSDPSLEVLALLRVLHALNRHYGALYPPATYPSPLPTAEFTNLKLTAKANRQLQDPLVIMTGNVPPWLPQIAYACPFLFPFETRQLLFYAVSFDRDRALQRLMDSSPELNSVDSSERVTPRLERRKRTVSRDDILKQAEAVISELASSRAMLEIQYENEVGTGLGPTLEFYALVSKELQKADLELWRGETVTVEERTEENRGKAVKYVNASQGLYPMPVPRNMKSAQMTKLRAKFRFLGKFMAKAVMDSRMLDLGLHECVYKWLLAEEWSLGLGDVVSLDPTLGQTLTRLHATVLQKKRIEAQAEQEGISGAELQARLEALTVDGCSVEDLALTFTLPGYPNIEFRKGGSDIAVTVHNLDQYLQLVIEWLVREGVRRQMEALREGFECVFPLTQLRVFYPEELEQLFCGSSDASKWDMKQLAECCRPDHGYTHNSRAVKFLLQIIADYTPAQQRSFLQFVTGSPRLPVGGFRSLSPALTIVRKTFEAGENPDDFLPSVMTCVNYLKLPDYSSIDIMSAKLEIAAREGQHSFHLS; encoded by the exons ACACAGAAAAGTCGCCTGGTGGTGGTGGGATACTAAAATCATATCCTCTGCGGAACCGGTTGCGGCTAAgtgacggaggtggaggaggaggaggaggtggtggtggaagtggcgGCAACAATCCACTCAGCGCTGGCCGGCTGGAGCAACAACAAACTCAG TCACAGTCtctaccatcatcaccctcatcccaAGGAGTTGCTTTCCTTGCGGATACATTCAGAAGACTGAGGGAATCACGGAGATCATCACAGGAACAATCATCAACATCAAACAAACGAAACACGCCACAGACCAAAGACGCAAGACAGTCGACAG GATCTTGGAAAAGAACTCACGGAGCCAAAAAGTCACCTTTATCATCTAAACGTAGTGGTCGTAGTAAAACCAACAACACGGGGTCGTGTGCTAGTAGCAG CCAGCACTCATCAAGGGGGTGCGGTAAGGTGAGCTTTGGCAGCAGTGGCTCCGGCATGTCTGGATCGCATGGTGGCCATGAGggatcgtcatcatcgtcatctggGCCACCCCAGGCCTCCCCCCATGGTGCTTGCTCTACAACAGGTACTCAGGGAGCCACTAGTGCCACTGGAGCACCACCTGCCACCACCAATGCATCTGCTTCGCTCCATGCAGCACCCTCCACATCCACCACCTCTGGTCTCCTGCCAACAGCATCTTTGGCCACGCTGGGAG CCATTGGTGGAGGTAGTAGCAGTGGAGCCAGTGGTGGGGGCCTAGCCAGCAGTATAGGAGGACTCATGGGTGCACCcacagacagtgagagtgaggaaAGTGAGATGGGACGGCTAGAGGCTCTTCTAGCATCACGAGGACTCTCTCCCAGCCTCTTTGGAGCTTTGGGTCCTAGGATGCAACACATTCTCCACCGTTCAGTCTCATCTTCCATAA GCTCCAAAGCACAGCAGTTGCTTGTTGGTCTTCAGGCAACTGGGGATGAAAGTGAACAGCTTCAAGCAGTGATAGAAATGTGTCAGTTGTTAGTAATGGGCAATGAGGATACATTGGCTGGATTCCCAATTAAACAGGTGACACCAGCACTCATCAATTTGCTCAATATGGATCACAACTTTGACATG ATGAATCATGCTTGTAGAGCATTGACTTACATGATGGAAGCTCTGCCTAGATCATCTGCTGTTGTTGTGGATGCTGTTCCTGTGTTCCTGGAGAAGCTGCAAGTCATACAGTGCATGGATGTTGCAGAGCAATCATTAACTGCCCTTGACATGCTGTCTCGCAAACATTCTAAAGCAATATTGCAGGCA CATGGGGTATCAGCATGCCTCATGTACATAGACTTCTTCTCAACGGGTGCCCAGCGTGCAGCACTAAGCATCACAGCCAATTGTTGCCAGAACCTAACAGCTGATGAATTCCATTTTATAGCTGATTCTCTCCAGCTACTCTCTTCCAGACTCACATCACAG GGTGACAAAAAGTGTGTGGAGAGTGTCTGTTTGGCTTACAGTCGACTGGTAGATTGCTTCCAGAATGACCCAAATAGATTACAGGAAATAGCTGGTCATGGCCTTCTTTCCAACATTCAGCAATTA CTGGTGATGTCGCCACCAGTATTAAGCAGTGGGACATTCATCATGGTGATGCGCATGCTGTCTCTTATGTGCAATAACTGTCCTGAACTTGCGGTGCAACTCTTAAAGAACAACATAGCACACACATTATGCTACCTTTTAACAAACTCAACTGAACCTCCTGGAGAGCAA GTTGAGTTGGTGTCCAGAAGCCCACAGGAGCTGTATGAGATTACTTGTTTGATTGGAGAGCTGATGCCAATGCTTCCCTCCGATGGTATCTTTGCAATTGATGGAGCTTTACAACGTCCATCAGGATGCGCTCAAGACACAGTAATGTGGCAGTGGCAGGATGACAGGGCAACATGGCAGAACTATTCCACTAGTGATTCTAGGATTATTGAG CTTGCACACCAGTCTGGAGAGGATGAGATCAGTCTTTGCATACAGAGCCGAGCTTACACAATAGACTTTCATTCAATGCAGCAGATAAATGACAACTCTGGCACGATGAGATCTGTTCAGCGGCGCATGATGCCAGTTGGGTTAGCTGGGACTGTCATAGCAGCAACTCAG GCCACGGATGCAAGAGCAAAGTGCCTGCAGGAAGATTCGGATTTAGCATCCAATCTCATTCGTTCATTGTTTAGTTTATTGTATGAAGTCTACAGTTCCTCAGCAGGTCCAGCAGTGCGCTACAAATGTCTGCGGGCATTGCTAAGGATGGTGCAATTTTCAAGCCCTGAGCTTTTGCAACAAGTTTTAAAAAGTCAG AGTGTATCCTCCCACCTAGCCACTATGTTGTCATCGCACGACCTGAAGATTATTGTAGGAGCTATTCAGATGGCTGAGATCCTTATGCAGAAGTTACCTGAAATTTTTGCAATTTACTTTAGAAGAGAAGGTGTAATGCACCAGATTAAGCGACTCTGTGACCCAGATGCGACTTTAGGTCCTCCTCCTGCAAAATGGAGCAGTCCTGAACTCTCCCTAGGGCCTGGCCGTGGAGGAACACCCAGCTCAGCTAGTCCACTTCTAACTGGACGACCATTCAATGGTAATTGTTTAGACTCGACCCCATCTCTTCCAACCCCACCAAGTCAGGATGAAGATAAATTGCAGAGCCCATCCCAGCTGCGTCTAGCTGATGTGCTCAAGCGAAAACGAGCAACTCGTATTCGAACTGGAAACTGGAGAAAGAGCAGACAAGAGGAATcacctgcatcatcatcatttagtgAATTCTTCATGAAAA ATGCTGGCTTAGGTGGAGGACGAGAAAGCTGGAGAGGCATGGGGAGTCGGACCAAACTAGTGGCAGGCACCAACagcggcagtagtagtagtggtggtgggggaagCAGTAAATCCTCTTTCCTTGCCAATTTCAATCCATCACGTTGGGGAAGGTGCAGTTCTGCCACATCAACACCAACCCATGAATCTCCTTCAGGAAAG GACAAACTAGTTGGTAATAGTGTgagcaacagtagcagtagcagtaacaaggAAGTGGTTCGTGTCTGGGTGAGGGAACAAGCGCAGCGTCTCAACCAAGAGTACTTCTCCACAGAGCTTCAGGGAGCCACACACCCTGCACTTAGTGTCCTAAATAGACTTATAGCAGCCATACAGCAATTGGAGCAAGAT CCAAACTGTGCTGTTATAGCACTGAGGGAAATCAGCAGAATTGTGACTGATAGTGATATCAGTCCCTTTGAGGTGATACATTCTGGGCTGGTGTGCTGCCTCTTGTCCTACCTCACAGCATCTGAAAATTCTACTATGTCCCTAACACAAGATGGAAGTTTAATGGCAGCCATTGGAGGCACAGGCAACAGCACAGAGAATGGGAGCCTTACGTCTGTCAGCATAAGCACACCGCGGGACACCCGACTCAGGAATTTCCTTCACGTCTTCCTTGGTTGCCCA TTGGACCCATTAAGCCTGGGCAATGTGGACACCAGTCATATTGCATTGTTCAGTGCTCTCGTGACAAAGCTCAATGGGTGTGTCAACCAGTTGGAACAGTTCCCTGTGAAGGTCCATGATCTCCCAGGAACTGCTCTTTcaggggttgggagaggaggcTCAACCTCTGCCATCAAATTTTTCAACACGCATCAACTGAAG TGTAACCTTCAGCGCCATCCAGACTGCACGAGACTGAAGCAGTGGCGAGGTGGGCCAGTAAAGGTTGACCCTCTGGCTCTTGTACAGGCTATTGAACGTTATTTAGTTATCAGAGGTTATGGTCGACTCagggatgaagacgatgacaacTCCGATGATGACAATTCTGATGAGGACATAGATGATACACTG GCTGCAGTATCTGTCAACCAGAGCTCTTCAAGTCATAAACTCCAGTTTGTCATTGGTGATCACGTCTTGCCGTACAATATGACCGTTTACCAAGCCATTAGACAGTTCTCCTCACCATCTGATGCCAGTGCCTCTGAAGCAGACACTGATACAGAAACCCCCATCTCACATTCAGCCATATGGCTTCAAACCCATACAATTTATTATAG aCCTGTACAAGAGGAGGAGCAAAGTCGAAGttcaggaggaaggaagggcaaggCAGGAGGTTCAAAACCCAGCCCAAAGAAAAAAGCAGATGCCCATGTTGGAG ATGGTAGTATTGTGGGAGGAAACAATAGTGTTCTGGACCAGTACCTGACTGCTAGCCTACCAGCCAGTGTGACTGTAAGTGACCCGAGCTTAGAAGTGCTGGCATTGTTGCGAGTTCTCCACGCTCTCAACCGCCATTATGGTGCCCTCTACCCCCCAGCCACTTACCCGTCCCCACTACCAACTGCTGAGTTCACAAACCTGAAACTGACAGCCAAAGCAAATCGGCAGTTGCAGGACCCTCTGGTGATAATGACTGGCAATGTACCACCGTGGTTGCCTCAGATTGCTTATGCATG TCCTTTCCTGTTTCCATTTGAGACTCGACAATTACTGTTTTATGCAGTGTCCTTTGATCGGGACCGAGCTTTACAACGACTTATGGACTCTTCTCCTGAGCTCAACTCTGTGGATAGTAGTGAAAGAGTAACCCCAAGACTTGAAAGACGTAAGAGAACTGTCTCTCGTGATGATATTCTCAAGCAGGCAGAGGCTGTGATTAGTGAACTGGCTTCTTCAAGGGCCATGCTAGAAATTCAGTATGAAAATGAAGTTGGTACAGGCCTAGGACCTACTTTAGAATTTTACGCTCTTGTATCCAAAGAACTCCAGAAAGCTGATCTAGAGCTTTGGCGGGGTGAAACAGTGACAGTGGAAGAAAGAActgaagaaaatagaggaaaggcAGTGAAATACGTTAATGCCAGTCAAGGCTTGTACCCAATGCCTGTACCCAGAAACATGAAATCTGCCCAAATGACTAAGTTAAGAGCAAAGTTCAGATTCCTTGGAAAATTCATGGCTAAAGCTGTTATGGATTCCAGAATG CTGGATCTTGGTCTTCATGAATGTGTGTACAAGTGGCTCCTTGCTGAAGAATGGTCTCTGGGTCTTGGTGATGTTGTTTCCTTAGATCCAACGTTGGGCCAGACCCTCACACGCCTTCATGCTACAGTTTTACAAAAGAAACGTATAGAAGCTCAGGCTGAACAGGAAGGAATCTCAGGGGCTGAGTTACAG GCTCGTCTGGAAGCCCTGACTGTAGATGGATGTAGTGTGGAAGACCTTGCACTGACCTTCACATTACCTGGCTATCCTAACATTGAGTTCCGAAAAGGTGGCTCAGACATTGCTGTCACTGTACATAACCTTGATCAGTACCTACAG CTTGTTATTGAGTGGTTGGTCCGTGAAGGAGTCAGAAGGCAGATGGAGGCCCTTCGTGAAGGGTTTGAGTGTGTCTTTCCCTTGACTCAGCTCCGAGTCTTCTACCCTGAAGAACTTGAGCAACTGTTCTGTGGCTCCTCGGATGCCTCGAAATGGGACATGAAGCAACTTGCTGAATGTTGCCGTCCAGATCATGGATATACGCACAACTCTAGGGCGGTTAAGTTCTTGCTGCAGATTATTGCAGACTACACACCAGCTCAGCAGAGATCCTTCTTACAGTTTGTTACAGGTTCACCAAGGCTGCCTGTTGGAG GTTTCAGAAGTCTATCTCCAGCACTTACCATTGTAAGGAAAACTTTTGAAGCAGGAGAAAACCCTGACGATTTCTTACCTTCGGTGATGACCTGCGTTAACTACCTGAAACTACCAGACTACTCcagtattgatattatgagtGCCAAATTGGAGATAGCGGCCAGAGAGGGCCAGCACAGCTTCCACCTCTCATAG